A segment of the Crassostrea angulata isolate pt1a10 chromosome 10, ASM2561291v2, whole genome shotgun sequence genome:
TGTAACTATAGagtttttaaagaattgttCAGGTCTGTAAAAAGTTCAATCAATTCTCACTGACagaacaaaaataatgtttagtTAAGCTGTGGAGACAATAACCTCTCTTTAAAACAGTCTAAAACCTTCATAATATCATACAGAGAACAAACCACAATGCTTATAAGGGAGTTCATAGTACAACTCTACTGATTAGTCTATGTAGATAAACACAGTAgccactaccccccccccccccattccttGGTTTACACTGGCTGAGACTGACCAGCAGTTACCCAGGCACAGCTTGTACACACaatatacaaacaaaacaacataTAGGATCATAGGACCAAGGCATTCGACAATAGAGGAGCTTTGACTGtcagaaaaaattataactATTAATCAGCAACTACGAATCTAAAATGTTCAAACATCAGGTACTACCAGTACTGGCGAAGCTATTTACTTGTCTTTTCAAAAGGACTAATGATATTTAGTATAAATGCATAGCACATACTAGTATTTGAGGTATATAGACATTCCATGATAATCAAAATAGCATTAAGTGTATATGATGCATGTAAAGAGACAGTACATTTTAACATAACAGAAgaattttgaaacttttaacAGCTGCAATtacatcatttttgtttttggctTCATCATCCAtgcactctctctctctgaaaaaaaaaacccacaacaaaACAATTGGGTTAACATTAACCCAGCTGTAATTTTATCAGAATTATGGTTATTTGGCAACATTTACCATCAGACAATAAATAGTaattcaagatttaaaaaaataactgtaTTGAATGAGAAAAAGTATGTCGCATGGCAATGCACTTAGAGACATCATCTAAACAAGGCAATTATTACACTAATGGTACATTTACTATAAGTAAAATAAAGTACATTTACCCAGTACCAtttcatatacacatgtactatgTGTAGgtgtaaatgcatataaaaatcaaaaatactaTCTGGTACTATAACAATGCATTTAGATCTAGCAGAAGCAGTATGGAAACTCACAAACAAAATGTGAATAAATGTATgcaacattaaaaatatacatatattgattCAAAATACTAAAAGATCGGAATGTGTTGTATACGACTCGATGAATCGCGGAATGTTTAGACACCAGACCTATGTCAAATGCAATGAGTTTTGTTTGGTCTATTATGGTCCAATCAAATATTACCAATAATTATCTTAAAATCTTTGTCTCGGACAAAATTTGTTAAGTATAACAATATCACAAATACACACCAGGCTATATAATTCTCCAAGATCAGTCTCACATCTTTCAGTATTTCATGGCTTAACAGACATCTTACTGTTCCAAAAATACTGATGCTGACATTTAAAGTAAATACAGATATGGTTCATGTGGTTGAAAACTATATTTATTAGGACTCAAAATCTTCTCCTAGGTCAAGGGGATAAAGTTGTTACTCTTTGTCATCTTTTTGATgtgtttacattttgtaaaacagGACAATGATTTATGTCAGCAAAGAGAactacatgaagaaaaaaatcccaTAACCTCTTGATACACAGGAGCTGGCCCCTAACATCAAGTACTAGTAATCCACACACAAAATCTGTAGTTGTCAAGTCACATATTTAGTCACCTGTcagtgatgtacatgtaaaacagagACCTGGTGCTATAGAGAAAGGGTATTTCATATACAGGAAATAGGAATAGGAATTCTTCTACagcaatcttttttaaataagcacaattttttgtaaagatgaactgaattttgttaaatgaaaaaaagttttagtataaaatgatgatttttgttgaaaaatagtGTCTCATTTCTGGGAGAAAAATAATACGGAAGTACTTGAGCTCTTTTAGCAAAAAGTTCTTCCATGGTGATGCATACCAGTATAACATATAATATCTGAACAAAGACAAGTATTTTTTAGGGGTcctcttttttgtttttcttctctttcttgttctttttcttcttcttcttttcagcctttctttcttcttttgatTTGATCTTTGTTTCTTCTTTTGAATCTTCTACTTCTGAATCCTTTCTGCAGAagtctaaaaatatatattgtccATGATTCATTCTCTCGTGTACATTACCTGACTATAATGGATTAATGTCAGGGGTCAGGAAGTTTCCCTGCCCCTAAGGAAGCTACAAAGATATTTTGGTTGAAATCAGAGAGCGAGTGATAGCAATAAGTCACCTTGATGACTGAGGACCTATACAAGTCTTCaaggattctaaattgtaagtTGATGGAACCAGATGACACAGAGTACAAACAGTAAATgttctcatatatatatatggtatatAAATTAACTTTATATAGTACACTGTATTATCAGTAAACCTATCAAAAAACTTTCATTAAAACCTAGCTACTGGGATTTGTCTCAAAATGAATTTATCGTATCTTTCTTTACAGAATTtcaaaaggctgaaatttttgGTTGACAATGACTTTGATTAGTAGAATATTTCCCATGCCCATCAAAAACACTGTATTGATAACCTTCTACCAAACAATGTAGCACCACTTCCCCATGTAACCAATGTGTATCAACAATGGAATACTACTGCATGTACCATACATAACCAATACCCAGCCGActcttttgaaatttaattcattCTAATTTCATTTGTTTCATCTTAATAATACGTGCATCAATTCAGTACAAGATCTGTCTTCTAAATGGACAGTGTTTAGGACAAGGTATAGTTTAATATACATGCACACAGAAACATAAAGAGTATGTAAATCGAAGGCAGGCTAGTAACACCGGgcttatataaaacaaattttgttgttaCATGTGATACACAAAAACATCCAGGTTTTACCATTTCTCTTGTTTTCAAAAATCCTAAAATGGgagattaattttcataattttaaacaacgtggtttttaaaaaaaaattaacatattaattCAGATCAACATCAAGTCTGTTAATGGAGGTAGAATCATCAGTCAATGAAGCAGAAGACGAGCCAGTCTATGAAGCAGATATCACCAGTGCACCATTCTCACCTTTTTTTGCCAGTATTTCAGCAATGTCCCGATCTTCTTCTTCATATCTGTAgttcataaataataatacaatagAATAATTATTGTGATTAACCCCCACAATGGATCATCACCTCAATCTCTGTGGGGTTATCCGATAAAACTCAAGAAATTGCATGAAGATAGAGTGTCTATAGAAATGGTGGTTGATACTTTTaactcatttttaaaagaataatagTGATAATCAAGATATCGACGATTAAAGATTCCAAGCCTTTCTGCATATTCAGTATAGCTTGGATACTGTTATATCCAGCAGCTAACCCAATTTGATAAAACTAAGAGAACTACACAGAGCAACATATGTATGTGTGGAGCAGCGGTGAGACAGAGTCGTGTGGTGTGTGGTGTGCTGACCTGATGCGGTCCTCATCCTGACAGTCCACAATCAGACTCCTCTGGTTGACTAGGTCCACTTTTTGCTGCAGCAAGCGTTCCTCCTGTTCTTTGTCCTCATCAGTTTTGTGATCCTCTGGAAACATTATCATAACATAATCACAACATTCAATCATGATCACAACATTCAATCATGATCATAACATTCAATCATTATCACTAGTTCCTATTCGAAAATATGCAGTATTACAAGAATCTAACTGCTTGATCAATGTACTTTCAACACTATAAACACAGAGAAAACCTAGCTCTTTCAACTACAAGTTTAGATAAATCAATGTGCAGTTATAAAGGAAATCTGAATGATGCTACCAAGGAGTTACTACGAAAGAAATCAGGGAGCGTCTAAAACAGGCTGGACCTGCTGCCAAATCTTAATCACTTTGTGAATAAActtactgtagaatcatttaattttgtgggggccaattttagTGGATTATTGAAATTTTGCTCATTCATATTAGTTTTCATCGAAAGTGTAAATATGTGGGTGAGGGCTatccacgaataccacgaaaaattctaatgattcaACAGTAATCTCACCTGGTTTGTCCAGAAGTTTTCTAAGCTCTCTGTCTATTCTCTCCTGCTCATCCTCAAGTTCTTGTGCTCTAGATCTGTAACAAGTTGGTAGATATAAACAATGCTTACTCAGTATGTGTAGATGTGAAACGTTGGCATATTCTGACATTTGTCAAGTTTGCATTCTTTATCATGTGTAATACAGTAATTTCAATGTGCATATAACTGGTTCGATGATATCCACACAACTTAACGGTATGAGCAGTGCAATCTAGGTGTGCAAAGAAGAAGTACTACTATATCATTATTGTGTAGATGTGTACATTAAACAAACATCACTTCCATGTACAagtatactggtacatgtatctgtttcGCTAACATCATAAGAACATACTTACATGTGTTTGACATCAgttacatgttcatgtaaattTACTTAATTTAATAAGTATATGTAAGTGTACATCACTTAAGTGTATATTActtgtaaatatgaaaataactaCCATGCATTGTACATGGtgtaacttacatgtatattacttaAAGATATGACCATTACTACAGGGTAAATCACATAACTACATGTTATTGTAAAGGATATAAAGattatattatgtacatgtaaatgatataaCTCACATGCATGTGGTATAAGCTACATGTAGATAACATTGCTTATGTGTAGACAATATAACAGACATGTAGAGGTAGATGATaattcttacatgtacatgacacagttacatgtacacagcataggttacatgtacatgacataggttacatgtacatgacataggttacatgtacacagcataggttacatgtacatgacataggttacatgtacatgacataGGTTACATATTCATGATAAATGTTACATATACATGAAATAGGTTACATGTTCATGAAATAGGTTACATGTTCATGATATAGGTTACATGACATGATATTACTTACATGTAGATGAGATCGGCCTCCGTGCGTACAAGTTCGTTCTTGTCATTGACCAGTGTGAACCATTCTATCATTAAGCCTTCATCTTCCTCTTCATGATCTGAAAAAACAGCAATATACCTATAGAGAGGAGCTAGACACTAGGATTTAATCTGTGTCCAGATGGCTGTTGAAGAGATGGCATTCTCTGGAATttacaaaatcttcaaaatcattAATAGTGTGAATTCTATCACAGTCTCTAGATGTTCATCTTCAGCAATATGATGTTCTCACTTGTTTCGATAGGAGCCAATTGACAGATGATAATTGTCTCAGTGTTTTTTTCCTCACCATTACAATACTCTTATATGCGTGTTTCTAAATTTAATGCGACATGACATATTTACAATGCTCAAGGTTCTGCATTCAGTTCTATAGCTAGATTACATGACGTGACAGTTGAACATTACATGAGGTGACAGTTAAGCATTAAATGATCTGATATTTAATTACTTTGTCAGATGATATTAACAAGCATGAAGTGAGatgatatataagtataaatgatCAGATATTTACCAATCAACCATCCACAGTCACTATTCCAAACAGAGACACTTTCTCTGTTATGGGGATAAAGAAAATAAAGGATTgtaatttgcttttatttaaaatcagattAATAGTAATACTTTTTTGTTTAGCTTCTTGAGAATTTTTCAGCTGCCTGATAGTTAAAGAATATAAGATTTACCCTGCTGGGCCTTTTgattagaaattatttttaagttttggaAAATGTCACTCAAAATTAGTGCATATGAGGGTGACTTAAAATAtgctattaaaaaataaaaattaaataaaaaaaaacagcaagtGAGTGAtcatattttataagaaaaatttataaagtaaaaaggTGTtgataaattttgcattttcaatCAAACCAATCAGAAAGAGTGTTGTACAGTTCTCAGTTAACAGTAAGTgacatttttcaaaacaattctTTTTACACAAATCTCCAAACTGGTGCCATTAGAGTCACTTTACCCAAGAAATGTTCTATCCATAATGACTGGATTCTGGAAATAGGACAGCACTAATCTGCAAATGTTAGAGAATACAGCAAGCATTGGGTTAGAAGCCATTGGTGATTACATATGCAAGGTCAAGGAATGCATTTCCATTGATGTAAAAGCGGAAAAAGCCATGATGGTATAACATgcaaacagataaaaaaaaaaagaccccaAAAATCCAAATAACTGTCAGCTAAAGCTTGTCAACTATAGACCAGTCAACTCTAGCAAAGTCAACTAAGTCAACAGACTAGTCAACTATAGAACAAACAAGTAAAAAGAAGCCCaagggccacatcactcacctgaacaacaatagCTATAACTAATCAGAAAAGCTTAGACCATCTTTAgagtatcaaaaacaaaaaatatttagacaACTTAGTTCAGTATATCTTGtttataaagattttcaaattgttcacaagatatactttagttaaacaTCGAGCTCATTCTGATGTTTCagattttgagaataagatatttttaagttttttctattccaatttaaaaattcaacaattcCCCGTTTTTGAGAATACGGTTTTTTCTCGATATactattttgtaaatatttgaccctcttccccattgtggccccaccctacccccagggattatgatttaaacaaacttgaatctacacaacatAAGTTACATAATTTCTGTCtgaatggtttttgagaaaagttttatttttagatttttctctatatatatattcctttgtgaAATATTGACAcataacaaattttcaataattttaaattatctcTCCTTTAAAGAGGACCTGGctctttatttgaacaaacttgaaagcCCTTTCCCTAAGGATGCTTTGCTTTGCACCaagttttcttgaaattaacccagtggttttggagaagatgacaatgttaaaagtttatGACAACAACAACCATCCAACAAAGATAACAACAACAGacaatatacaaatattgatcagaaaagctcacatgAGCCTTTGGCTCCGATAAGACAAAAACTTGTCAATTTTACACCTGTCACCAACAAAATCAAACCTTTCAATAAAAGATTCAGGAACTTGTGAGAATGACAGCTCTCAGTCAATAAGATGTAAAGCATGCATTTTGTGATTACAGCTTTTATACACAGCACAGTAAATGAAGAATGGTTGAATAGTAACCCTTTCTGATGGACTCCTCCAGTTGTCTGCCCCTGATCTCCAGATCTGTCAACCGATGGTCAATGTCACTCAGCTGCTGTTGGATCTCCTGAGGAGAAAGCCTCTTCATGTCCCCCTGCAATGTACACACATCATAGGTCAGCTGATTCAAACTTCAAATTTCAATCAGCTTTATCAAGGACTTTGTCTCATTACCagtaatttattcatatttttaatatttattctaatttactgggtttttctttaatttgtatGAAATCACTACTTCACATTTACATATAAGACTTGACTTTTAAACAATAACTGATACACAGTTATACAAGATGTATATTTCCCAAGATATGAACTTAGGAAATTCCTTTGTTTTGTTATCATTATACTGTTAAACATGAATATATGTCTTCTAGAAACAATAAAGTAACACAATGTATTAAGAAAACTGACATGGATCATATATAAAAGATTCTGATGGTTAATagggttaaaaaaaattaaaaaaataatccacAAAACACTACAGCTAATATCTTACCAGCACACAGATTTCAATACCTCCATTTACATCTATCCAAGAAATTCACATAAGCTTTTGATTGCATTTGAACAAACATCTATTCTTCAGTAATGTAATGActattttatcaacaaaaactGTATGACAGAGCAGGATTGTGCTTTTAGAGATTGATGAACAATAAACACTTACGAAGGTCTTGATCTCTGATCTGGGCCTGGATGATATTGGAGGTGAGGGTGCTGACATTTTCTTGGTGGAGACGAGTTTATTGGAGACAGCTGGGGAGAGGCCATGGTGAGATTTGAGCCCTGAGCTAGGACTCATTGGGGGAGGTCGAGGGGGTTTATCCTTCACCTTTTTCTCATGTtcattatcatacaatttgaAATCAAACTTTTTCCCAAcagaaattatctttttttctggCTCAGATAATTTTGGTTCTTCCTTTGCAATTGAACTTGGAAGTATCAACTGTTTTGCTACACCACCAGCAGTTTTCTCGTTAGAATTGTCTTTGGTTTCACCTTTTTCAAGCTTAGCTTTTTCTGGGTCCACATATCCACCTTGTCTTGCTGCCTTTCGTTTCTCAGCTTCAATCTGCCATGCTGGTCTTTCATCCTTTTCTTTTGGCACATCCATAGACACTACACGTCTTGTATTTTCATCCTTCTTTTCAGAGAGCAAGTCAGCCGATTTTGGTCTTTCATCTCTCTTTTTCTTTCGCTCTTCCAATGCTTTTTTCCAGGCTGGTTCCTCATCACTGATAGTTaaatctgttttaattttaggtTTTTCATGCTCTTTTTTCTCACTAACAAATGTCTTCTTTCCAGCCAGAAAATCCACAGATTTGGCCTTTTCTGCTCTTTGAGCTGCTTTGCCTTTAACCTCTGTTGAGTCAAGACTTTTCACTTCCTTTCTGTTCTCAGCAGTTGTTTTGTTGGTCTGCCAATCaaagattttcttttgtttaccTTCAGAATTTGGTGATGTCACTTTTTTATTCACTTCATCCACGGAATCTTTCCTTTGTCGAATGTTAGCCAGGTTTTTCAGTAGACCACCCAGGACTTTTGGATTGTGCGGTTCCGGACTGGTGGGACTCATCAGCACAGCCACTGGCTCTGTGTCCTTGTCAGTGACACTTTTTTCATTTCCACCATCCTTGGATTTGGATGCACTAGAAAGTTTGAGACCATGAGAGTCACGTTTTGAAATGTGACTAAAAATGGAGGATTCAGAATCCCGCTGTTTAGCAGATACATCCTTAACTTTACCCTCACTAGTTTTAAGATGAAGTCCTGAAGGTTTTGTGTTATTGTCTTTATTTGCTGTTGACAACATATTTGGTGGCTGATTTTTAGGCAGAGGTGGGGGCGATTCTGAGTCTTGAGGAAGCTGTGTGGCTTCAGACAACTGTGACGGCTTCACTGGGGCAGAGTGTCTCACTGCAGGCTGGGGTTTGGCAGTGTCCATGTCAACTTTAGAAACAACACTTGCTTTTGGAGCAGAGGAAACAATCTtagatttaaattcaaattttggcACAGAGCTTCGTTTTTCTGGTTCATTTGAGCTTGTTTTAGATGTAGCTTGACTTTCTGTGGGTGATGTAATATTGCGTGCTTTGGGAACTGGCCTATGAGAATTCTTATCATCCTTAACCTTATCATCTTTGAGATGGCCATTAGAATATGAAACTTCCATTTTTTCTTCGTGTCTGTTGTCTTTGAATTTAGACTTGTTTTCATCGTTACTGTGATCCAAGAAATTCAAAGACTTTGCTTTAGTTGTTCTTGTTTTCTCCTGTTTTTGCTGAGATTCATCCTTAATTTCTTCCTTTTTTACTTGTTCACTTTTCTTGGCATCAGCTCTTCTTCTCCAGAAGTCTGGTTTCTTTGCTTCCTTAGTCTCCTGTTGCTCATGTTCAGCTTTTGTGATCATTTTTGTAGTAGGAGAGAGTTCACTTTTACGGAAACAAGCCCTGTGGTAGAGCTTACCGTTTTCTATATGCCGTTCCATTAAATACACCTTGTCCTTACAAATTCCACACTTATCACCCATGGACACTTGTTTCTCttttatcttcaaaatttagaaaaaaaatttaaatcaacagCAAATTTCAGTTTACAATATGAATTAAAACACAAGATGAGGACTGGTGTCTTACTGGCGATTCATTGACAGCATTCAGAGTTTGGCGTTTGGCCTCCGGTCCTGATTTGTCCTCATTCTGGTGCCTCTTCACTGACTTCTTCACTCCTGGTCCTCCCACTACAATACACGTACACTAAAGCTACCAAAATCTACCTCAATCTTTTTAGACTGCTGTAGCACTACTAGGGCTTTGTTTCTTACACTACTTtgaattcaaacatttgtatgtcttaataatatctaggtctcAAGTTGAACACTTGGTATATGTAAAGGCATCATTACAATGTATAAATGTTTGCTGCCCCTGTTAACagtatatagttttttttacaaagggaTAAACCACCAGCATTAAGAAACTTACACGGAGGTTTGTTGTGGAAGTAATTGTAATACTGGGAAACGTATGTGACGACACTCAGTTTGTCGGGAACTCTGATGGCAACCATGTCCGGAGCATCCAGTAGTGCAGGAATCCCCAGCTCTCTGTCCGCCACTTCAAATGCCTGTAACCGTTCAGTCAGAGTAAAAGATGATGAATCAATAcgatatataaacaaatcatggagACCATGGGCCTCATCACTAACTAGCTACTGTACTCACCAGACTATTGTTCTCCAACACATTTTCTTTGGAAAGAGCATCATAGTCACTGcaataagaaatgaagatagcACGAGGTCCATCAATATTTGATGATATGAACAATGCTATCATAACAACACCTTCATTGATTAACAGCTGTTAATGAACAAACGAAAGCTTGTACCAGCAttctattttcaatttattttcaattttctagACATGAAATTTTCCCCAACTACAGAAAAGCTACTGTCTTGGAATGTCAATCTCTCAACCGGTGACAGCAATCATATTGCCTAAGAGAGAACTAAATTATTCCTGATCCACATGTCTGTGTTACAATATACAGTTACCGGACACTCTGGAATGTAGTTCATTATACTAATTAAAACCTGCTCTAAAGAATGAGTGTGGGTCAACCTGAACTGTATGTCAAAGACAGGATGACAGAataggcatttttttttttaaaggtgcTAGCAGGTTTAtatctttccttttcttttgcTTAAATCACATAAAACACAGGTTTCCTACTTTGATATAAGAGAGACCATATTTTAACGTATTGGAAACATGATGCATGTGATGTTTTAACTATTTCTATTTCTTAACTTGGTTATTTTGGGCTGTGTGTGGAATTGACTTCAGTAAGACATTGTTACACTGGGTCTGTTCCTCTCTGTCAGCTAGAACACTAGCCACACTACACGGTTTTGTTGCAGTGTGTCTCCACAAATATGCAAACTATGCAGAATGAATAAACAAGGTGACTAATCCAATAATAGACTTAAGTACATAAAGAGATTACTTGTTTTTTCAGCTGATTTGAGCTGGATTTTTATGTCATTCATAGTGTATTTAATCATAAATGATCAGAAGGATCTCTTATTATtacaacataattatgtataaatCAACTTGACACttctttaacattaattatCAGTTTAATCATGAGAACTCATTTTATCCTGTAATTTAGTAATGTGGAATCTTAAATAGAGCAAATGACTGTTACATATTTAAGTGGTTGGTATCCATATGTTTCAATTTCTACTGATACTGCAAAATACTGTAAAAAATGACTGCATGACAATGACGTACGTGATatcctgccccccccccccccccccccccccccaaataaatGGTTGTGATACTTACATCAGGTCGGGTCGGTACCTATGGATGATTGCACAAAACGCCATGCCACTCTTCCATGAGGATGTCATGTTTACGACGTCCACATCCCGATAGCCATCCGCCTGCTTCTTGCACCATTGCTGCAGGGCTTGCACCTTGGTCCCCATGATGTGAAGTCCTCCCTGTGTATGTGACAGCTATCTCCTTCCTTCTGTGGTTACACACTTTTCCTTCAATGATATTCATACACACTCAAGAGTCACACATACCCAGGCTTAAAGAAGGGTTTTACTGGAAAGTCCACCACATTGTTAACCTTGTCTATAAACAATacttctgaaaatgaaagtgcTTTCAATTCCATTTCTG
Coding sequences within it:
- the LOC128165511 gene encoding F-actin-monooxygenase MICAL3-like isoform X1; this translates as MGTKVQALQQWCKKQADGYRDVDVVNMTSSWKSGMAFCAIIHRYRPDLIDYDALSKENVLENNSLAFEVADRELGIPALLDAPDMVAIRVPDKLSVVTYVSQYYNYFHNKPPLGGPGVKKSVKRHQNEDKSGPEAKRQTLNAVNESPIKEKQVSMGDKCGICKDKVYLMERHIENGKLYHRACFRKSELSPTTKMITKAEHEQQETKEAKKPDFWRRRADAKKSEQVKKEEIKDESQQKQEKTRTTKAKSLNFLDHSNDENKSKFKDNRHEEKMEVSYSNGHLKDDKVKDDKNSHRPVPKARNITSPTESQATSKTSSNEPEKRSSVPKFEFKSKIVSSAPKASVVSKVDMDTAKPQPAVRHSAPVKPSQLSEATQLPQDSESPPPLPKNQPPNMLSTANKDNNTKPSGLHLKTSEGKVKDVSAKQRDSESSIFSHISKRDSHGLKLSSASKSKDGGNEKSVTDKDTEPVAVLMSPTSPEPHNPKVLGGLLKNLANIRQRKDSVDEVNKKVTSPNSEGKQKKIFDWQTNKTTAENRKEVKSLDSTEVKGKAAQRAEKAKSVDFLAGKKTFVSEKKEHEKPKIKTDLTISDEEPAWKKALEERKKKRDERPKSADLLSEKKDENTRRVVSMDVPKEKDERPAWQIEAEKRKAARQGGYVDPEKAKLEKGETKDNSNEKTAGGVAKQLILPSSIAKEEPKLSEPEKKIISVGKKFDFKLYDNEHEKKVKDKPPRPPPMSPSSGLKSHHGLSPAVSNKLVSTKKMSAPSPPISSRPRSEIKTFGDMKRLSPQEIQQQLSDIDHRLTDLEIRGRQLEESIRKDHEEEDEGLMIEWFTLVNDKNELVRTEADLIYISRAQELEDEQERIDRELRKLLDKPEDHKTDEDKEQEERLLQQKVDLVNQRSLIVDCQDEDRIRYEEEDRDIAEILAKKDFCRKDSEVEDSKEETKIKSKEERKAEKKKKKKNKKEKKNKKEDP
- the LOC128165511 gene encoding F-actin-monooxygenase mical2b-like isoform X2, producing MGTKVQALQQWCKKQADGYRDVDVVNMTSSWKSGMAFCAIIHRYRPDLIDYDALSKENVLENNSLAFEVADRELGIPALLDAPDMVAIRVPDKLSVVTYVSQYYNYFHNKPPLGGPGVKKSVKRHQNEDKSGPEAKRQTLNAVNESPIKEKQVSMGDKCGICKDKVYLMERHIENGKLYHRACFRKSELSPTTKMITKAEHEQQETKEAKKPDFWRRRADAKKSEQVKKEEIKDESQQKQEKTRTTKAKSLNFLDHSNDENKSKFKDNRHEEKMEVSYSNGHLKDDKVKDDKNSHRPVPKARNITSPTESQATSKTSSNEPEKRSSVPKFEFKSKIVSSAPKASVVSKVDMDTAKPQPAVRHSAPVKPSQLSEATQLPQDSESPPPLPKNQPPNMLSTANKDNNTKPSGLHLKTSEGKVKDVSAKQRDSESSIFSHISKRDSHGLKLSSASKSKDGGNEKSVTDKDTEPVAVLMSPTSPEPHNPKVLGGLLKNLANIRQRKDSVDEVNKKVTSPNSEGKQKKIFDWQTNKTTAENRKEVKSLDSTEVKGKAAQRAEKAKSVDFLAGKKTFVSEKKEHEKPKIKTDLTISDEEPAWKKALEERKKKRDERPKSADLLSEKKDENTRRVVSMDVPKEKDERPAWQIEAEKRKAARQGGYVDPEKAKLEKGETKDNSNEKTAGGVAKQLILPSSIAKEEPKLSEPEKKIISVGKKFDFKLYDNEHEKKVKDKPPRPPPMSPSSGLKSHHGLSPAVSNKLVSTKKMSAPSPPISSRPRSEIKTFM